A genomic region of Brevibacillus sp. JNUCC-41 contains the following coding sequences:
- a CDS encoding PhzF family phenazine biosynthesis protein yields MELTIINTFTDQPFKGNPAAVCLLTGETDSEWMQRMAKEINMPVTAFIHLHKAAWQLRWFTPSTEIPICGHGTLASSFFLWGKGYVPRDRPIVYQTKSGLLTARFVDGMVQLEFPSLIEQETAVPELLIKALGVVPAYVGQSKWDYLVEVQSEEIVRNIKPDIGSISQLPIRGVIVTSQSDSGEYDFVSRFFSPAQGLDEDHVTGSAHCCLGPYWKRKLDKSIFTAYQASERGGRLKVEVKEDTVKLSGHAVTIFEGSLNI; encoded by the coding sequence ATGGAATTAACCATCATTAATACGTTTACAGATCAACCTTTTAAAGGAAACCCTGCTGCTGTCTGCCTTCTTACCGGGGAAACTGACAGCGAGTGGATGCAGCGAATGGCTAAAGAGATTAATATGCCTGTCACTGCGTTCATTCACCTTCATAAAGCTGCATGGCAGTTGCGTTGGTTCACACCTTCCACTGAAATCCCGATTTGTGGACATGGGACGCTGGCAAGTTCTTTCTTTTTGTGGGGGAAAGGATACGTGCCAAGAGATCGACCAATTGTCTATCAGACGAAAAGCGGGCTTCTCACTGCAAGGTTCGTTGATGGAATGGTTCAATTGGAGTTCCCGTCATTAATCGAGCAGGAGACCGCTGTCCCTGAATTGCTGATAAAAGCTTTAGGGGTTGTGCCTGCGTATGTTGGACAAAGCAAATGGGATTATCTAGTCGAAGTTCAATCAGAGGAAATCGTAAGGAATATAAAGCCGGATATAGGTTCCATTTCCCAATTGCCGATTCGGGGTGTCATTGTAACGAGTCAATCGGATAGCGGTGAATATGATTTCGTTTCACGTTTCTTTTCCCCTGCCCAAGGCCTTGACGAAGATCATGTAACGGGCTCGGCCCATTGTTGCCTAGGGCCATATTGGAAAAGAAAACTGGACAAAAGTATTTTCACGGCCTATCAAGCATCGGAAAGAGGAGGAAGATTGAAGGTTGAAGTAAAGGAAGACACAGTTAAACTTTCCGGCCATGCCGTGACAATATTCGAAGGGAGCTTAAACATTTAA
- a CDS encoding GntR family transcriptional regulator has protein sequence MDVKYRMVVEQMEKEIVEGKYTLNTKLPTEEELMKRFDVSRNTIRKAINILVEQGYIYQVQGSGIFLREFTRPGCISMRDMSGLTKVFPNDEMKSKVLKLELIEADEKLAKQMKCQVKTKIYNLKRVRYLNGAPIVIEESFFNKDIIPILNKEIANGSIYEYIVEDLKLNIGFADKIISCEKLNDDDAKLLDLQPGDPTLIVESTVFLKAGAVFDLSIEKYNYTTAKLLTLT, from the coding sequence ATGGATGTAAAGTATAGAATGGTCGTAGAACAAATGGAGAAAGAAATAGTAGAAGGAAAATATACATTAAATACTAAGTTACCTACTGAAGAAGAGTTGATGAAGAGGTTCGATGTCAGCAGGAATACCATTAGAAAAGCGATCAATATATTGGTTGAGCAGGGCTATATCTATCAAGTGCAAGGAAGCGGCATATTCCTAAGGGAATTTACCAGACCGGGCTGCATTTCGATGAGGGATATGAGTGGATTAACCAAAGTGTTTCCGAATGATGAAATGAAAAGTAAAGTGTTAAAGTTAGAACTGATAGAAGCTGATGAAAAATTGGCCAAACAAATGAAATGCCAGGTGAAAACCAAAATCTATAACCTCAAACGGGTTAGATACTTAAATGGTGCACCCATTGTAATAGAAGAGTCCTTTTTCAATAAAGACATCATCCCCATCTTAAATAAAGAAATCGCAAATGGTTCCATTTATGAATATATTGTCGAGGATTTGAAGTTGAATATCGGATTTGCAGATAAAATCATTTCGTGTGAAAAACTAAATGATGATGATGCCAAGCTTTTGGACTTGCAGCCAGGAGATCCGACTTTAATCGTTGAAAGTACGGTCTTTTTAAAAGCGGGAGCCGTTTTTGATTTATCAATCGAGAAGTATAATTATACTACTGCCAAACTGTTAACATTGACGTAA
- a CDS encoding bifunctional metallophosphatase/5'-nucleotidase: MGKKKIVKIASATIMAATTIVAVAPAPSDAATSLNSKIKTAKAAIKKPFDTYFYTSKLASVSTVEKQIKSAKQAKKDINTTIKKSMLSKKEKDAKYKEIEAYDKYITRSEGYVKGFKAAEKAKAAHVKSIGTLTNAILAKKSIDIRTQYEALDKAVKKADKDIKDTVYGAKIEKLLYDKFTKSTKTALNGDLKVPYYYEKAAYLVKQGDLKTADKRMQTVSSQLKKVSKTSKLGKAIHAYVKEVKGKYDEAVYAEKKKEVAKRVNAYVALANGELKTKEQINAAKKAKAAINLNGIKESDRKEFLSKMALADKKVAAAEEALKNPAKAITLSLMHTNDTHAHLDNVAKRVTAVKEVRKSKPQALLVDAGDVFSGTLYFNEFKGQADLRFMNLMKYDVMTFGNHEFDLGSSAEGHQALADFIKGAKFPFVSSNVDFSKDDKFKGLFSDLISSKPEQGKIYNGIVKQVDGQKVGFFGLTTEETKDISSPGSIEFENYLEEAEKAVKAFKGMGVNKIVAVSHIGYDDNAAYDNDLTLAAKVKGIDVIVGGHSHTQLDAPVVVDKDDKGKTKEPTVIVQGYQYSDYLGTIDVNFDKDGKIVGQAGKLIKLSEKQDDAEAAKLLETYSSKIKELKETKTGATAVKALESPRDAGDETKPSVRKNETELGNLITDGMLSKAKEFNKDTVIAFQNGGGIRAGIDQGDITLGEILTVLPFGNTLATMKLTGAEINEALEHSVSLAPKENGGFLHVSGMKFSYDSSKEAGSRVTKVEVLGQDGTYSELDATKEYVVATNAFTAKGGDGFTVFKKAYEEGRVTDIGLADWENLRDYVSGLKTVDPSIEGRIKDVAGSNTDPTVVLAKDFGGTADAPKTHEGHVVVDITDIASLENAVVKGNLTLTGTPPDNFTFSQVTVEGNLDLSGLNGKTVSMSGVTVNGETIF, translated from the coding sequence ATGGGGAAAAAGAAAATCGTAAAAATTGCATCCGCTACCATAATGGCTGCGACAACGATCGTAGCGGTAGCGCCGGCACCTTCTGATGCTGCCACTAGCCTGAATAGTAAAATCAAAACGGCCAAGGCAGCCATCAAAAAACCATTCGATACCTATTTCTACACTTCTAAACTCGCTTCAGTGTCCACTGTTGAAAAACAAATTAAATCTGCAAAACAAGCAAAAAAAGACATCAATACTACCATTAAAAAATCAATGCTAAGCAAAAAAGAAAAAGATGCGAAATATAAAGAAATCGAAGCTTATGATAAGTACATCACTCGTTCTGAAGGATATGTAAAAGGATTTAAAGCGGCTGAGAAAGCAAAAGCTGCACATGTTAAATCGATTGGCACCCTTACGAATGCAATCCTTGCCAAGAAATCAATTGATATCAGAACTCAATACGAGGCACTGGATAAAGCCGTGAAAAAGGCAGATAAAGATATTAAAGATACTGTTTACGGTGCGAAAATCGAAAAGCTCTTATACGATAAATTCACCAAATCGACCAAAACAGCTTTGAACGGTGACCTGAAAGTTCCGTACTACTATGAAAAAGCTGCCTACTTGGTGAAGCAGGGTGATTTAAAGACCGCGGACAAGCGGATGCAAACCGTTTCTTCGCAGTTGAAAAAGGTCAGCAAAACATCCAAGCTCGGAAAAGCCATACACGCCTATGTTAAAGAAGTGAAAGGTAAGTATGATGAAGCGGTCTATGCTGAAAAGAAAAAAGAAGTGGCAAAGCGGGTCAATGCCTATGTAGCTCTTGCCAATGGGGAACTTAAAACGAAAGAACAGATAAACGCTGCTAAAAAGGCGAAAGCAGCCATTAATTTAAATGGAATCAAGGAGTCGGACCGAAAGGAATTCCTTTCGAAAATGGCTTTGGCGGATAAGAAAGTCGCTGCAGCCGAAGAAGCCTTGAAAAATCCAGCGAAGGCGATCACCCTTTCCTTGATGCATACGAATGATACGCATGCCCACTTGGACAATGTGGCAAAAAGGGTGACGGCTGTCAAGGAAGTGCGCAAGAGTAAGCCGCAAGCTCTTTTGGTGGATGCTGGTGACGTATTCTCGGGAACTCTCTATTTCAATGAATTCAAAGGGCAAGCCGATCTTCGCTTCATGAATTTAATGAAATATGACGTCATGACGTTCGGGAATCATGAATTTGATTTGGGATCAAGCGCCGAAGGGCATCAAGCTTTGGCTGACTTCATTAAAGGGGCAAAGTTCCCATTTGTCAGCTCGAATGTGGACTTCTCCAAAGATGATAAGTTCAAGGGGCTATTCTCGGACTTGATTTCAAGTAAGCCAGAGCAAGGGAAGATATACAATGGAATCGTAAAACAAGTGGATGGCCAAAAGGTAGGGTTCTTCGGGCTTACAACTGAAGAGACAAAAGATATTTCAAGTCCTGGAAGTATAGAATTCGAAAACTATCTTGAAGAAGCCGAAAAAGCGGTCAAGGCGTTCAAAGGCATGGGAGTCAATAAGATAGTTGCCGTGTCCCATATCGGCTACGATGACAATGCGGCTTATGACAATGATTTAACATTGGCTGCCAAGGTCAAGGGCATCGACGTGATCGTGGGCGGACATAGCCATACGCAGTTAGACGCCCCCGTTGTTGTTGACAAAGATGATAAAGGGAAAACGAAAGAGCCGACTGTCATCGTTCAAGGATATCAGTATAGCGACTATTTAGGAACGATCGATGTGAATTTCGATAAGGATGGCAAGATTGTCGGACAAGCCGGTAAGCTGATTAAGCTTTCTGAAAAACAGGATGATGCCGAAGCGGCAAAATTGCTCGAAACTTACTCCTCGAAGATTAAGGAGCTGAAGGAAACGAAGACTGGTGCAACAGCTGTGAAAGCCTTGGAATCGCCGCGTGATGCAGGGGATGAGACGAAGCCGAGTGTTCGTAAAAATGAAACGGAACTGGGCAATTTAATTACGGATGGAATGCTAAGTAAAGCGAAAGAATTCAATAAGGATACGGTCATAGCCTTCCAAAATGGCGGTGGCATCCGCGCTGGCATCGATCAAGGCGATATCACTTTAGGCGAAATCCTGACCGTTTTACCGTTTGGGAATACGTTAGCGACGATGAAGCTTACGGGAGCAGAAATCAATGAAGCATTAGAGCATAGTGTAAGCCTCGCACCTAAGGAAAATGGCGGCTTCCTGCATGTTTCCGGAATGAAATTCAGCTACGACAGTTCTAAGGAAGCAGGCAGTCGTGTCACAAAGGTTGAAGTTCTCGGACAAGATGGCACATATTCCGAATTGGATGCAACGAAGGAATATGTCGTGGCGACCAATGCTTTTACAGCCAAGGGCGGAGATGGATTCACCGTCTTCAAGAAGGCTTATGAAGAAGGAAGGGTGACGGATATCGGACTCGCTGATTGGGAGAATTTACGGGATTATGTAAGCGGGCTGAAAACTGTCGATCCAAGCATTGAAGGACGCATTAAAGATGTTGCCGGAAGCAATACAGACCCGACTGTCGTATTGGCCAAAGACTTTGGCGGAACGGCTGATGCCCCAAAAACGCATGAAGGTCATGTAGTTGTAGACATCACGGATATCGCTTCATTGGAAAATGCAGTCGTTAAAGGGAATCTTACATTAACAGGAACTCCTCCGGATAACTTTACTTTTTCACAGGTTACAGTCGAGGGTAATTTGGACTTATCGGGACTTAACGGTAAGACCGTGAGCATGAGCGGTGTCACGGTGAATGGCGAAACCATTTTTTAA
- a CDS encoding sulfite exporter TauE/SafE family protein, whose translation MTISSIILVVGAVFIGALMRTMFGFGEAIVSMPLLALLHIPLNTSVSLIGLAGLTVASLTVVSGWRHIERSVLIRLALATVIGIPAGLALLHYAPSMIITSALGVFLMAYGGYSLLKQKLFRAVDKPLLTSKGWVWPFGFASGVLGSAYNFNGVPVVVYGTLRRWSPDRFRGTLQAHFLISGILVVTGHALGGLWTADSLILYVYSIPAILLATGLGIFMNKRIPAKKFESYLFFIIIALGVLLLLPNG comes from the coding sequence ATGACGATCAGCAGCATCATATTGGTGGTTGGTGCAGTCTTTATCGGCGCCTTGATGCGGACGATGTTCGGGTTCGGTGAAGCGATAGTTAGCATGCCCCTGCTTGCCTTACTTCACATTCCGCTTAATACTTCGGTTTCCCTGATTGGGTTGGCAGGTCTTACCGTTGCCTCACTAACCGTCGTTAGCGGATGGCGTCATATCGAACGTTCTGTATTAATCAGGCTCGCGCTTGCAACGGTCATCGGCATACCAGCCGGCCTCGCTTTGCTCCATTACGCTCCTTCGATGATCATTACTTCTGCACTCGGTGTTTTTTTGATGGCATATGGAGGATACTCCCTTCTTAAGCAAAAACTTTTCCGGGCTGTGGATAAACCGTTACTCACCTCGAAAGGCTGGGTATGGCCGTTCGGTTTCGCGTCGGGAGTCCTTGGCAGCGCCTATAACTTTAATGGAGTGCCGGTCGTCGTCTATGGAACTTTAAGAAGATGGAGTCCGGATCGATTTCGCGGAACATTGCAAGCCCATTTTCTTATATCCGGAATCCTTGTCGTGACGGGGCATGCGCTAGGAGGACTGTGGACAGCCGATTCATTAATTCTCTACGTTTATTCCATTCCTGCCATATTACTGGCGACAGGTCTCGGAATCTTCATGAATAAGCGGATTCCTGCGAAGAAATTCGAAAGCTATCTATTCTTTATCATCATTGCGCTAGGTGTACTATTATTGCTGCCCAATGGCTGA
- a CDS encoding endonuclease, whose product MKKNGISKLFFAMLIVLSTVLPNAAAAKAEGTISVMEAINNNSGTATVKGYIVGTAKSGTSYQQTSPFTESTNIGIADSPDEKDVKKIMPVQLPAGNIRTALNLVEHPELLKAQVTITGKLEKYFSVPGLKSATDYTIITDGGTTPEQPDVKVLDSIAEARTNTEDVVQVDGVVTTGLGYWGGKGFYIQDETAGLYVYGSSWSADVKQGDKVTLIGKVSAYNKELQIQPTSLKVVSSGNELPEIQKIDASGVNEETQGELVTIEKATITELAASGTYGTFEFKAEDTEGKSVIVRHDNRTGSTYEDFVRNFKVGDVISVTGIGSRFNDTYQLKTRGIEDYELVNKPAVYTDIFPGMVSENTKISLESGWKEAKIHYTLDGSAPTSSSALYTEPIILTKDTVIKAIAVNDKTSEVFTFAYTVTKTNEVKIRAIQGMNHFSSYENQLVSGVEGVVTSVKDANNFYMQDPNPDKDLTTSEGILVYNKAHGLKAGDHVKVAGKVAEWYIEGYAEMKTTDLPTTELTNTTIEKLGTAAMPEPIIIGKDVIPPSENIDDDRLTDFNPSEDGIDFYESLEGMLVQVYNPKVVAPQDYGELVVIPGNMETTTAVGGVKITETDFNPERITLDINDESFAAKTGDFFDGSVTGVISYGYSNYRVVTDKAQLPALKDGGTAREVTSLEKDADKLSIASYNIENFSTQTANSKVETIATSIITNLKQPDIIGVTEMQDNDGATDSGTTDSAQSAKKLTDKIKELGGPQYQYIDIAPEDKLDGGAPGGNIRVGFLYNADRVKLTEGTKGTATQSVAFKDGKLTLNPGRIEPANPAFTSSRKPLAAQFEFKGESVVVVANHFNSKGGDQPIFGKNQPPVLSSETQRLQIASIVNRFVSDIKSQDAKANVVLLGDFNDFEFSAPLKTLKGNDLTNMIEKVPFEKRYSYTYQGNSQVLDHILVSNNMASATKVDIVHINSSFMEAHGRASDHDPVLISTSLSGSGGVETPAPEKTYNVTNVKTKRLTIASPSVLIDLDETSNIEEGIWLKGSYAVLKGLGLKNAAVTIKPDKEGAIIDFGGMAVKEVIIDNANVKEIRGAENVQKWSVTEGVDTSNIKFVDSKGEAIASPFDPKENHAPVVTKKLENLEVKAGSKVTIDLSEHFSDPDGDELTFSSTIGTVTGRTLTLPADEAGTYLVAVKAEDQQSEAVARFTLTVSNDMPLEAYYETAAGKTGTELKSVLHSIIKGHTMLSYDQVWNALKETDEDPVNKQNVILLYSGKSISKNANGGNTGQWNREHVWAKSHGDFGTSKGPGTDLHHLRPADVTVNGKRGHLDFDEGGQTYSGCECKFDSDSWEPPDHVKGDIARMLFYMAVRYEGNGELDLELSDTVNTYPKPLHGKLSTLLKWNELDPVDDFESHRNDVIHDWQNNRNPFIDHPEWASEIWGAAESMDVKKAS is encoded by the coding sequence TTGAAGAAGAACGGGATAAGTAAGCTTTTCTTTGCCATGCTGATCGTGCTGTCAACGGTTTTGCCAAATGCAGCCGCTGCAAAAGCAGAAGGAACAATATCGGTAATGGAAGCGATTAATAATAACAGCGGAACGGCGACGGTGAAGGGATATATAGTCGGTACAGCTAAAAGCGGTACAAGCTATCAGCAAACATCGCCTTTTACTGAAAGTACGAACATAGGTATTGCGGATAGTCCGGATGAAAAAGATGTTAAGAAAATCATGCCTGTCCAGCTTCCTGCCGGAAATATCAGAACGGCTTTGAATTTGGTCGAACATCCGGAGTTACTTAAAGCGCAGGTGACGATTACGGGGAAGCTTGAAAAGTACTTTTCAGTACCCGGCCTGAAATCCGCAACGGATTACACGATCATCACCGATGGAGGAACAACTCCTGAACAGCCTGATGTGAAGGTTCTGGATTCCATTGCCGAGGCGCGCACGAATACTGAAGATGTAGTGCAGGTCGATGGAGTGGTCACCACCGGTCTTGGTTATTGGGGAGGAAAAGGCTTTTATATCCAAGATGAAACGGCTGGGCTATATGTTTATGGTTCTTCGTGGTCTGCAGATGTAAAGCAAGGAGATAAGGTTACTTTAATCGGAAAAGTATCCGCTTATAATAAGGAATTGCAAATCCAGCCAACCTCCCTTAAAGTGGTTTCTTCCGGGAATGAACTTCCTGAAATCCAAAAAATTGATGCATCTGGCGTCAATGAGGAAACACAAGGTGAGCTGGTCACCATTGAAAAAGCGACCATTACAGAATTGGCGGCATCGGGAACATACGGAACATTCGAATTCAAGGCGGAAGATACTGAAGGGAAATCTGTTATCGTTCGCCATGATAACCGGACCGGTTCGACTTATGAAGATTTCGTGAGGAACTTTAAAGTGGGGGATGTCATTTCCGTAACCGGGATCGGGTCGAGGTTCAATGACACGTATCAGTTGAAGACGCGTGGCATCGAAGATTATGAATTGGTGAACAAACCAGCCGTTTACACGGATATTTTCCCTGGTATGGTTAGTGAAAATACAAAAATATCACTTGAATCTGGCTGGAAAGAAGCGAAAATCCATTATACGCTTGATGGATCCGCACCGACGTCTTCAAGTGCTTTGTACACAGAGCCGATCATTTTAACGAAAGATACTGTCATCAAGGCAATCGCTGTCAACGATAAGACATCGGAAGTTTTCACTTTTGCCTATACCGTTACCAAAACCAATGAAGTGAAGATCCGTGCCATTCAGGGGATGAATCATTTTTCATCATATGAAAATCAACTCGTCTCAGGTGTGGAAGGTGTCGTCACTTCTGTAAAGGATGCGAATAATTTTTATATGCAAGATCCCAACCCGGATAAGGACTTAACGACTTCCGAGGGAATACTTGTGTACAACAAAGCGCATGGTCTGAAAGCGGGAGATCATGTCAAAGTGGCAGGTAAAGTCGCCGAGTGGTATATCGAAGGATACGCTGAAATGAAAACGACGGATCTGCCAACAACTGAATTGACCAATACGACGATTGAAAAGCTTGGCACTGCAGCGATGCCAGAACCGATCATCATTGGGAAAGATGTCATTCCGCCGTCCGAGAACATCGATGATGATAGATTGACAGATTTTAATCCGAGCGAAGACGGCATCGATTTCTACGAGAGTCTGGAAGGAATGCTCGTCCAAGTATATAACCCGAAAGTGGTCGCTCCTCAAGACTATGGTGAATTGGTCGTGATTCCAGGGAATATGGAAACGACGACTGCGGTTGGGGGCGTCAAAATAACGGAAACGGATTTCAATCCTGAAAGAATTACCCTGGATATCAATGATGAATCATTTGCAGCGAAAACGGGTGATTTCTTTGATGGCTCGGTCACGGGTGTCATCAGCTATGGATATAGCAACTATAGGGTAGTGACGGATAAAGCCCAGCTGCCAGCGTTAAAGGATGGCGGTACGGCCCGGGAAGTGACATCCTTAGAAAAGGATGCTGATAAGCTATCGATCGCTTCCTATAATATCGAGAATTTTTCCACTCAAACAGCTAACTCTAAAGTCGAAACGATCGCAACATCCATCATTACCAATCTTAAACAACCCGATATCATCGGCGTAACGGAAATGCAAGATAATGATGGGGCAACGGATAGCGGGACAACGGATTCTGCTCAAAGTGCCAAGAAGTTAACCGACAAAATAAAAGAGCTGGGCGGACCGCAATATCAATACATCGATATTGCTCCAGAAGATAAACTTGATGGCGGGGCACCCGGCGGGAATATCCGTGTAGGCTTTTTATATAATGCCGACCGTGTCAAATTGACTGAAGGAACGAAAGGAACGGCAACACAGTCCGTTGCCTTCAAAGATGGAAAACTTACCTTGAACCCTGGTCGAATCGAGCCTGCCAATCCCGCCTTCACTTCAAGCAGGAAGCCTTTAGCCGCTCAATTCGAATTTAAAGGCGAAAGCGTAGTGGTTGTGGCCAATCATTTTAATTCCAAGGGCGGTGACCAGCCTATATTCGGCAAAAACCAGCCTCCTGTCCTATCAAGTGAAACGCAAAGGCTTCAAATTGCCTCCATCGTCAATCGGTTTGTCAGTGATATCAAGTCACAGGATGCCAAAGCGAATGTCGTCTTGCTTGGAGACTTTAATGATTTTGAATTTTCGGCACCGCTTAAAACATTAAAGGGCAATGATTTAACCAATATGATCGAGAAAGTCCCTTTTGAAAAACGTTATTCTTACACATATCAAGGCAATTCACAAGTACTGGACCATATCCTTGTATCGAATAATATGGCCTCGGCGACAAAAGTCGATATTGTCCATATTAACTCATCCTTCATGGAAGCTCATGGAAGGGCCAGCGATCATGATCCTGTACTGATCTCAACCTCTTTATCTGGATCAGGCGGAGTCGAAACTCCTGCTCCGGAAAAAACGTATAATGTAACAAACGTTAAAACAAAAAGACTTACGATTGCTTCACCTAGTGTTTTGATCGATCTTGACGAAACATCCAACATCGAAGAAGGTATCTGGTTAAAAGGTTCATATGCTGTACTCAAAGGCCTTGGGCTGAAGAATGCTGCTGTGACGATAAAACCTGATAAGGAAGGCGCAATCATTGATTTTGGAGGCATGGCGGTGAAGGAAGTCATCATCGATAACGCCAATGTAAAAGAAATCAGGGGCGCTGAAAACGTACAGAAATGGTCGGTAACAGAAGGTGTCGACACATCGAATATCAAGTTTGTCGATTCGAAGGGGGAAGCGATTGCTTCCCCTTTCGACCCTAAAGAAAATCATGCGCCAGTCGTAACGAAAAAACTGGAAAATCTAGAAGTGAAAGCCGGTTCCAAGGTCACCATCGATTTGAGTGAGCACTTCTCAGACCCAGATGGGGATGAACTTACCTTTTCATCCACTATCGGTACAGTCACAGGCCGGACATTAACCCTTCCTGCAGATGAAGCTGGAACATACCTTGTCGCAGTCAAGGCCGAGGACCAGCAATCGGAAGCGGTTGCCCGTTTTACGTTGACCGTATCGAATGATATGCCGCTTGAAGCTTATTACGAAACGGCGGCAGGAAAAACGGGAACGGAATTGAAATCGGTTCTGCACTCGATCATTAAGGGTCACACGATGTTATCTTATGATCAAGTGTGGAATGCCCTTAAAGAAACGGATGAAGATCCGGTGAACAAACAGAATGTCATCTTGCTTTACTCTGGAAAATCCATCTCGAAGAACGCGAATGGGGGCAATACCGGACAATGGAACCGTGAACATGTTTGGGCAAAGTCCCACGGTGATTTTGGGACAAGCAAAGGTCCGGGGACAGACCTTCATCACCTCCGTCCCGCTGATGTAACAGTGAATGGTAAACGGGGTCATCTTGATTTCGACGAGGGCGGTCAAACATATAGTGGATGTGAATGTAAGTTTGATTCAGATTCATGGGAGCCGCCAGATCATGTTAAAGGCGATATAGCAAGGATGTTATTTTACATGGCCGTCCGATATGAAGGAAACGGCGAGCTGGATCTTGAATTATCCGATACAGTCAATACGTATCCGAAGCCGCTTCATGGAAAGCTATCGACACTTTTGAAATGGAATGAACTCGATCCTGTCGACGATTTCGAAAGCCATCGCAATGACGTCATTCATGACTGGCAAAATAACCGCAATCCATTCATCGACCATCCTGAATGGGCATCCGAAATTTGGGGTGCCGCTGAATCCATGGATGTGAAAAAAGCGAGTTAG
- a CDS encoding LysM peptidoglycan-binding domain-containing protein — protein MKIHVVNRGDSLWGISRQYGVSTNRIVRVNGLENPDKLVIGLALLIPEPYLQYRVQQGDTLNEIANQFGTAVQEIMQSNRITNPSAIYPGQRLTIPVIYHTVRERDTLYDIARHYGTTVQAIMQMNRITDPSNIHIGQIIRIPQKPKPIIEVNGFTNVYGQAGAEQVRDVAYDLTYVSPFGYRMRRDGSLEVIDDTPTIRAAQATGVIPMMCITNFSATEAGTQLAHTILSDSGLVEKLLTNVIKTMKNKGYRGLNIDFESVAPEDRDFYNRFLQRAVDRLHPEGYFVSSSLAPKTSANQKGLLVEAHDYPVHGRLLDFVVLMTYEWGYRKGPPQAISPINEIKRVLDYAVTAIPTNKIFIGFQIYARDWLIPHEEGQEAETFDMQEAIRRAVQYNVEIKYDETAQSPYYRYKDNQGRTHEVWFEDARSAKAKFDLVKIYRSRGLSYWVLGYPFPQNWELLGDTFIVRKR, from the coding sequence GTGAAAATCCATGTGGTGAATAGGGGGGATTCTTTGTGGGGAATCTCCCGGCAATATGGTGTCAGTACCAACCGGATTGTTCGGGTCAATGGCCTTGAAAATCCAGATAAGCTGGTGATTGGCCTAGCACTTTTGATTCCTGAACCTTATCTGCAGTACAGGGTTCAGCAAGGGGATACTCTAAATGAAATCGCAAATCAGTTTGGAACTGCGGTACAGGAAATCATGCAATCGAATCGCATCACAAACCCTTCTGCTATCTATCCAGGGCAGAGACTAACCATTCCGGTTATTTATCATACCGTAAGGGAACGGGATACTCTTTATGATATAGCAAGACATTATGGAACGACCGTTCAAGCCATTATGCAGATGAATCGGATTACAGATCCGTCCAATATTCATATCGGACAGATAATAAGGATTCCCCAAAAACCAAAGCCCATCATTGAGGTAAATGGTTTTACAAACGTTTACGGGCAAGCCGGGGCGGAGCAGGTACGTGATGTAGCCTACGATTTGACCTACGTAAGTCCATTTGGTTATAGAATGAGGAGAGATGGCAGCTTAGAAGTCATAGATGACACCCCGACGATACGGGCGGCACAGGCAACTGGCGTCATACCCATGATGTGCATAACGAATTTTTCTGCCACGGAAGCGGGAACACAGCTTGCGCATACGATACTTTCCGATTCAGGTTTAGTGGAAAAATTATTGACCAACGTCATAAAAACGATGAAAAATAAAGGGTACCGTGGATTGAATATCGATTTTGAAAGTGTGGCACCAGAGGACCGTGATTTCTATAATCGCTTTCTCCAAAGAGCAGTGGATCGATTGCATCCTGAGGGCTACTTTGTATCATCCTCCCTTGCCCCAAAAACTAGCGCCAATCAAAAGGGATTATTAGTGGAGGCACATGATTATCCAGTTCACGGACGGTTGCTCGACTTCGTAGTGCTGATGACATATGAATGGGGTTACCGAAAAGGGCCGCCACAGGCAATCTCTCCCATTAATGAAATAAAGCGTGTCCTTGACTATGCCGTAACGGCTATACCAACAAATAAAATCTTCATAGGATTTCAGATTTATGCACGGGACTGGCTTATTCCTCATGAAGAGGGGCAGGAAGCAGAGACTTTCGACATGCAGGAAGCCATCAGACGCGCCGTCCAATATAATGTAGAAATAAAATATGACGAGACAGCCCAATCACCTTATTATAGGTACAAAGATAATCAGGGACGCACACATGAAGTTTGGTTTGAGGACGCACGCAGTGCTAAAGCAAAATTCGACCTGGTGAAGATTTACAGGTCAAGGGGTCTCAGTTATTGGGTACTTGGTTATCCTTTTCCCCAGAATTGGGAACTGCTTGGGGATACATTTATTGTCCGGAAACGGTAG